The Candidatus Accumulibacter similis genome has a segment encoding these proteins:
- the mobA gene encoding molybdenum cofactor guanylyltransferase, translating to MDHGGISGVILAGGLGRRMGGVDKGLQELDGRPLVAWVIDRLAPQVDELLINANRNGERYAAFGHAVVPDRIDGFAGPLAGLHAALSVARHPLLATTPCDSPFLPTDLVARLRAALDESGAEVAVARSLGRVQPVFCLCRRSALPALSAHLAAGGRRVERWFCSLPLIEVSFEDQPAAFANINSAEDLQGGARMAVPPR from the coding sequence ATGGATCATGGCGGAATCAGTGGCGTCATCCTCGCCGGCGGGTTGGGCCGGCGAATGGGCGGAGTCGACAAGGGGCTGCAGGAACTCGACGGCCGGCCGCTGGTCGCCTGGGTGATCGACCGCCTGGCGCCACAGGTCGACGAACTGCTGATCAACGCCAACCGCAACGGCGAGCGCTACGCCGCGTTCGGTCATGCCGTCGTCCCCGACCGGATCGACGGCTTCGCCGGACCCCTGGCCGGGCTGCACGCAGCGCTGTCGGTCGCCCGCCATCCACTGCTGGCGACGACTCCCTGCGATTCGCCCTTCCTGCCGACCGACCTGGTGGCCCGCCTGCGCGCGGCCCTCGACGAGAGCGGCGCCGAGGTGGCGGTGGCGCGCAGTCTGGGGCGTGTGCAGCCGGTCTTCTGCCTGTGCCGGCGCAGCGCCTTGCCCGCCCTGAGCGCCCATCTCGCGGCTGGCGGGCGACGTGTCGAGCGCTGGTTCTGCTCGCTGCCGCTGATCGAGGTGAGTTTTGAAGATCAGCCGGCGGCCTTTGCCAACATCAACAGCGCCGAAGACCTGCAGGGTGGCGCCCGCATGGCGGTGCCACCCCGGTGA
- a CDS encoding DUF456 family protein: MTEILWVAAFAAMLLGLLGVFLPLLPGMPLLFGGMLLAAWLDDFARIGVPTLIVLGVMTLAAWLVETLASVWGVKRAGASGMAIAGAGAGAIVGILGGLPGLILGPIVGAVCGEYIARRDQRRAARAGLAAGIGFLVAAVAKLAIAVTMLAVFLFAWFA; encoded by the coding sequence ATGACCGAGATCCTCTGGGTCGCTGCCTTCGCTGCCATGCTGCTCGGGCTGCTTGGCGTCTTCCTGCCGCTGCTGCCCGGCATGCCGCTGCTCTTTGGCGGCATGCTGCTGGCCGCCTGGCTGGATGACTTTGCGCGCATCGGCGTGCCGACGCTGATCGTGCTGGGAGTGATGACGCTGGCGGCCTGGCTGGTCGAAACGCTCGCGTCGGTCTGGGGCGTCAAGCGTGCCGGCGCCAGCGGCATGGCGATCGCCGGCGCCGGTGCCGGGGCGATCGTCGGCATTCTTGGCGGCCTGCCGGGGCTGATTCTCGGTCCGATCGTAGGTGCCGTCTGCGGCGAGTACATCGCACGCCGCGATCAGCGCCGCGCAGCGCGGGCCGGCCTCGCCGCCGGCATCGGTTTTCTCGTCGCCGCCGTCGCCAAACTGGCCATCGCCGTGACCATGCTCGCCGTCTTCCTCTTCGCCTGGTTTGCCTGA
- the gmk gene encoding guanylate kinase, whose amino-acid sequence MTGHLFIVSAPSGAGKTTLVRLLLENDAALGVSVSHCTRAPRTGEQDGREYHFVAVGEFLDQVAAGGFLEWAEVHGNYYGTARSVVEAALLAGQDMLLEIDWQGAQQVRKLFPAAIGIFILPPSLTELERRLRARATDGAETITRRLAAAREELRHVAEFDYVIINEDLQRALHDLLAVISAARLRYATQRQRHSTLFASML is encoded by the coding sequence ATGACCGGACACCTCTTCATCGTCAGCGCGCCGTCCGGCGCCGGCAAGACGACCTTGGTGCGGCTGCTGCTGGAAAACGACGCGGCGCTCGGCGTCTCGGTCTCGCACTGCACGCGCGCGCCGCGGACGGGTGAGCAGGACGGGCGCGAGTATCACTTCGTCGCTGTCGGCGAGTTTCTCGACCAGGTGGCTGCCGGCGGCTTCCTCGAATGGGCCGAAGTCCACGGCAACTACTACGGCACCGCCAGAAGCGTCGTCGAAGCCGCCCTGCTCGCTGGCCAGGACATGTTGCTGGAGATCGACTGGCAGGGCGCACAACAGGTGCGGAAACTCTTTCCGGCGGCGATCGGTATCTTCATCCTGCCGCCGTCGCTGACGGAACTGGAGCGGCGGCTGCGCGCCCGGGCGACCGACGGCGCCGAAACGATCACGCGTCGACTGGCGGCGGCGCGGGAAGAGTTGCGGCATGTCGCCGAATTCGACTATGTTATCATCAACGAAGACCTGCAACGTGCGCTGCACGATCTGCTGGCGGTGATCAGTGCGGCGCGACTGCGCTATGCCACGCAACGTCAGCGACATTCCACCCTGTTCGCATCTATGCTCTGA